The following coding sequences lie in one Mucilaginibacter sp. KACC 22773 genomic window:
- a CDS encoding alpha/beta fold hydrolase, with protein sequence MKILKASIIIIIFLVGAATLILYGFYKYNNKEKKILTDADRKNIAGSFIKLSQGVTHYELKGPENGEVIVLVHGFSVPYYIWDGTYEYLINKGYKVLRYDTYGRGYSDRPDVTYNKELYTNQLLELISQLKLQAGKVNLAGVSFGGKIVTDFTCQHPDIVNKVILIDPVYEQQRPKAPKYLAMYNEAVNSDERAAGQVTDFKYPKQHPGWKKLYLPQMQYKGFRNALISTLYDYENQGRQSYVCLNGANKPVLLIWGKDDKTVPFGYSDTIRNILKVSFFPVTDAAHLPFLEKPDLVNPKIVSFLKQG encoded by the coding sequence ATGAAAATACTCAAAGCAAGCATAATAATTATAATATTCTTGGTCGGTGCGGCTACTTTAATACTATATGGTTTTTATAAATATAATAATAAAGAGAAAAAAATATTAACCGATGCCGACCGTAAAAACATTGCCGGCAGTTTTATCAAATTAAGCCAGGGCGTTACCCATTATGAATTAAAAGGTCCCGAAAATGGCGAAGTTATTGTGCTTGTACACGGCTTTAGCGTACCATATTATATATGGGACGGAACTTATGAATATCTTATTAATAAAGGCTATAAAGTATTACGATATGATACCTATGGCCGGGGCTATTCTGACAGGCCCGACGTTACTTATAATAAAGAACTATATACCAATCAACTGCTGGAACTGATAAGCCAGCTAAAGTTACAGGCCGGCAAAGTAAACCTTGCAGGCGTATCATTCGGCGGCAAAATTGTAACCGACTTTACCTGCCAGCATCCTGATATAGTGAACAAAGTTATACTTATTGACCCGGTATACGAACAGCAGAGGCCAAAAGCGCCTAAATATTTAGCCATGTATAACGAAGCTGTAAACTCCGACGAGCGGGCGGCCGGGCAGGTTACCGATTTTAAATATCCTAAACAGCACCCCGGGTGGAAAAAATTATACCTGCCGCAAATGCAGTACAAAGGTTTCCGGAATGCGCTGATTTCAACGCTTTATGATTATGAAAACCAAGGCCGCCAAAGTTACGTTTGCCTTAATGGCGCCAATAAACCGGTTTTACTTATATGGGGCAAAGACGATAAAACCGTACCTTTCGGCTACAGCGACACCATACGCAACATTTTGAAAGTGAGCTTTTTCCCGGTTACCGATGCCGCGCATTTGCCTTTTTTAGAAAAACCCGATTTGGTAAACCCAAAAATTGTTTCGTTTTTAAAACAGGGATAG
- a CDS encoding AAA family ATPase has product MKEIIGRVIEKQLLEQTLKSDEAELIAMYGRRRVGKTYLIRKTFQKQLIFEFSGVHNAPLKEQLTNFRNTIAPLLKLSAQIAIPLNWTEAFLVLKNYAEPLLKKNKCVIFLDEFPWLSSAKSGFLSAFEFFWNSWAAKQNNLIVTICGSAASWMIQKVVNNKGGLHNRITKKIRLLPFTLAETSDYLNNNNVNLDRYQITQLYMALGGIPQYLKEIAPGQSAAQNIDRICFTKDGVLQGEFNNLYQSLFSEADKHIAIVKALAAKPAGLTRKEIIAACRLSTGGTTTLLLQELTESGFISAYLPFEKNTRDSIYKLSDEYSRFYLKFIENSRATGPGTWIKLSASPSWRSWSGTAFESVCLKHTHEIKAALGIAGVYTEESAWRHVPGKNQPGAQIDLLFDRQDFCISICEIKFSTTAFTIDKAYAAELVQKCEVFKSKTKTSKTLFIVMVTTFGTQDNNYKTGLVQNDVVLQDLFK; this is encoded by the coding sequence ATGAAGGAAATTATCGGCAGGGTAATAGAAAAACAGTTGTTGGAGCAAACCTTAAAATCTGACGAGGCTGAATTAATTGCCATGTACGGCCGCAGACGTGTGGGTAAAACATACCTCATCCGCAAAACATTTCAAAAGCAACTGATCTTCGAATTTTCGGGGGTGCATAACGCGCCATTAAAAGAGCAACTCACAAATTTCAGAAATACGATAGCTCCGCTTTTAAAATTATCCGCTCAGATCGCTATTCCGCTTAATTGGACAGAGGCATTTTTAGTGCTTAAAAACTATGCGGAACCGCTATTAAAAAAAAACAAATGTGTTATTTTCCTGGATGAATTCCCCTGGCTAAGCTCGGCCAAATCGGGTTTTTTGTCTGCGTTTGAATTTTTTTGGAATTCGTGGGCGGCAAAGCAAAATAACCTTATTGTAACCATCTGCGGTTCGGCGGCATCATGGATGATACAAAAAGTGGTAAATAACAAAGGTGGATTGCATAACAGGATCACTAAAAAAATTCGCCTGCTTCCTTTTACACTGGCCGAAACAAGTGATTACCTGAACAACAACAACGTAAATTTAGATCGGTACCAGATTACGCAGCTATATATGGCGTTGGGGGGCATCCCTCAATACCTCAAAGAAATTGCACCTGGCCAAAGCGCCGCCCAAAACATCGACCGTATTTGCTTTACCAAAGATGGCGTGTTGCAAGGTGAATTTAATAACCTATATCAATCGCTATTTTCAGAGGCCGATAAACATATAGCCATTGTAAAGGCCCTTGCCGCCAAGCCGGCAGGTTTAACGCGTAAGGAAATTATCGCCGCTTGTCGCCTATCAACAGGGGGTACTACTACTTTGCTGCTACAGGAACTGACCGAATCGGGCTTTATATCTGCCTACCTGCCCTTTGAAAAAAATACCCGGGACAGTATTTACAAGCTATCTGACGAGTACTCCCGGTTTTATCTTAAATTTATTGAAAATAGCCGCGCTACAGGTCCAGGCACCTGGATCAAATTATCGGCCTCGCCCTCATGGAGAAGCTGGAGCGGCACAGCCTTTGAAAGCGTATGCCTAAAACATACCCACGAAATTAAAGCCGCGCTGGGCATAGCCGGGGTTTATACAGAAGAATCGGCATGGAGACATGTCCCCGGCAAAAACCAGCCCGGGGCGCAAATAGATCTTCTATTTGATCGCCAGGATTTTTGCATCAGCATTTGTGAAATAAAATTTTCGACCACCGCTTTTACTATAGATAAAGCCTACGCGGCCGAGCTGGTGCAAAAATGCGAGGTGTTTAAAAGCAAAACAAAAACCTCAAAAACATTGTTTATTGTAATGGTAACAACCTTTGGCACCCAGGACAATAACTATAAAACAGGGCTTGTACAAAATGATGTTGTATTACAAGACCTGTTCAAATAG
- a CDS encoding phytanoyl-CoA dioxygenase family protein: MVITQQDNILNDGFAIVNDIYTQAEVNSIITAIEAADQSNPAYRKTDDLFAIRQFLKELPQVVPLIFNPKLKELIRELFGEGYFVTKSIYFDKPELSNWFVAWHQDLTIVVDKRTDTPGYGPWTVKQNQFGVQPPLTILQNNFTIRIHLDDTNGENGALKVMPASHQKGVYRPETINWELETETTCNVNAGSVMIMRPLLLHASNRTTNNKRRRVVHIEFSRAELDGGLNWAERLSV, encoded by the coding sequence GTGGTAATAACACAACAGGACAATATTTTAAACGATGGATTTGCCATTGTAAATGATATTTACACCCAGGCCGAGGTTAACAGCATTATAACTGCGATTGAAGCGGCCGACCAATCAAACCCCGCCTATCGTAAAACTGACGATTTGTTTGCCATCAGGCAATTTTTAAAGGAACTGCCGCAGGTGGTTCCTTTAATTTTTAACCCAAAGCTAAAGGAACTCATCCGGGAGCTATTCGGTGAAGGATACTTTGTTACTAAATCCATTTACTTTGATAAACCCGAACTAAGCAACTGGTTTGTAGCCTGGCACCAGGATTTAACCATTGTGGTTGATAAGAGGACCGATACTCCCGGCTACGGCCCCTGGACGGTAAAACAAAACCAGTTTGGCGTACAGCCGCCCTTAACTATCCTGCAAAATAACTTCACCATCCGCATTCATCTCGACGATACCAACGGCGAAAACGGTGCGCTAAAGGTTATGCCCGCATCGCATCAAAAAGGCGTGTATCGCCCCGAAACCATTAACTGGGAGCTGGAAACTGAAACTACCTGCAATGTAAACGCCGGCAGTGTAATGATTATGCGACCCTTGCTGCTCCATGCGTCAAACCGTACTACCAATAATAAAAGAAGACGAGTAGTACATATCGAGTTTAGCCGCGCTGAACTGGATGGTGGATTGAACTGGGCGGAGCGGCTTTCAGTTTAA
- a CDS encoding LacI family DNA-binding transcriptional regulator: MRKKLSIVDIANALNVSKTTISFILNGHAQDKRISAEVIEKVMKYVAEVGYKPSSLAKSLRTGKSNTIGLMVEDISNPFFASIARLIEDRAYKNGYKIIYCSTDNDTNKTRDLISMFRDRHVDGYIMAPPEGIEQDIESLKSDGMPVVLFDRHLPKVKTDYVEIDNLFSAYNATRHLAEQGFVNIAFVTFLSPQTQMVDRVKGYHEAIKNSKLNGIVEEVVFSQDDELIMQALRDFLTKHTSVDAILFGNNHIATCGLKVMREFGLKLPGDIAVASFDDHDVFKLHTPPVTAIAQPVEDIANNVITVLLAKLNGGSSAAKPQSIILKTDLKIRDSSKKSS, encoded by the coding sequence GTGAGAAAAAAACTATCGATTGTTGATATCGCAAATGCTTTAAACGTATCTAAAACTACCATATCATTTATTTTAAACGGCCACGCACAGGATAAACGGATAAGTGCCGAAGTAATTGAAAAGGTGATGAAATATGTAGCCGAAGTAGGGTATAAGCCAAGCTCGCTGGCCAAAAGTTTACGTACCGGCAAATCAAATACCATAGGGCTCATGGTAGAAGATATTTCGAACCCTTTTTTTGCCAGTATAGCACGTTTAATTGAAGACCGGGCCTACAAAAACGGATATAAAATTATTTATTGCAGTACCGATAATGATACCAATAAAACGCGCGACCTCATTAGCATGTTTCGCGACAGGCATGTGGATGGTTACATTATGGCCCCACCGGAAGGAATTGAACAAGATATTGAATCGCTTAAAAGTGATGGCATGCCCGTGGTTTTGTTTGACCGGCATTTACCCAAGGTTAAAACAGACTATGTGGAGATAGATAATCTTTTCAGTGCTTATAATGCTACCCGGCATTTGGCCGAACAAGGATTTGTAAATATTGCTTTTGTTACTTTTTTATCGCCCCAAACACAGATGGTTGACCGGGTAAAAGGTTACCATGAGGCCATTAAAAATAGTAAACTTAATGGAATTGTTGAGGAGGTAGTATTTAGCCAGGATGATGAACTGATTATGCAGGCGCTGCGCGATTTTTTAACAAAACACACCAGTGTAGATGCCATACTTTTTGGTAATAACCACATAGCTACCTGCGGCTTAAAGGTAATGAGAGAATTTGGTTTAAAATTGCCTGGCGATATTGCCGTGGCGTCTTTTGATGATCACGATGTTTTTAAACTTCATACACCGCCGGTTACGGCCATAGCCCAACCCGTTGAGGATATTGCCAATAACGTGATTACTGTTTTGTTAGCGAAACTGAATGGTGGCTCATCGGCCGCCAAACCTCAATCGATTATTTTGAAAACCGATTTGAAGATCAGGGATTCGTCGAAAAAAAGCAGTTGA
- a CDS encoding deoxyguanosinetriphosphate triphosphohydrolase has product MNWETLLSAKRWGYEDKYIASQVDARSEFQRDYDRIIFSSPFRRLQNKTQVFPLPGSIFVHNRLTHSLEVASVGKSLGRIFYNKLKEEDPGIDTRLPLMSDIDTIISAACLAHDLGNPAFGHSGEAAISHYFIEGDGAGYQKSIPAEQWADLINFEGNANALRILTHSYSGKGNGSFALTYATIAAIAKYPCASIIGGNKANIHTKKYGFFQSEQAGFKKIADELGLNKVQDNPPIYKRHPLVYLVEAADDICYNIIDIEDAHRLKILSYDEIEALLLPLCNDPKMKARLDDIDDDDAKVGYLRARSINTLIQQCSKLFYNQQQTILAGDFNTSLIDMIDEPYRTIMKNIETLSVKKIYNYSSVVQIEVAGYKVMGGILEEFIPAYLQNTSKYHKKLVELIPKQFLTKNQDDYSKIQTVLDFVSGMTDLYAVELFRKIKGISFPTLS; this is encoded by the coding sequence ATGAATTGGGAAACTTTACTATCGGCCAAGCGCTGGGGATACGAGGATAAATATATTGCAAGCCAGGTTGATGCCCGGTCGGAGTTTCAGCGGGATTATGATCGTATAATATTTTCGTCGCCCTTCAGGAGGCTGCAAAATAAAACCCAGGTATTCCCTTTGCCGGGGAGTATTTTTGTGCATAACAGGCTTACGCACAGTTTAGAGGTAGCCAGTGTTGGCAAATCATTAGGCCGCATCTTTTATAACAAGCTTAAGGAAGAAGACCCCGGGATTGATACCCGCCTGCCACTGATGAGTGATATCGACACCATCATTTCGGCGGCATGCCTTGCGCATGACCTGGGTAACCCGGCATTCGGCCATTCGGGCGAAGCCGCTATTTCACATTATTTTATTGAGGGTGATGGCGCCGGCTATCAAAAAAGTATACCCGCTGAGCAATGGGCCGATTTGATTAATTTTGAAGGTAATGCCAATGCTTTGCGCATACTTACCCATTCTTATTCGGGCAAGGGGAACGGAAGTTTTGCGCTTACTTATGCAACTATAGCGGCTATTGCCAAATACCCCTGTGCTTCCATTATAGGCGGAAATAAAGCGAATATCCACACTAAAAAATACGGGTTCTTCCAATCGGAACAAGCGGGATTTAAGAAAATAGCCGACGAACTGGGACTAAACAAAGTGCAGGACAATCCGCCAATTTACAAGCGCCATCCGCTGGTTTACCTGGTAGAGGCAGCCGACGATATCTGCTATAATATTATCGACATTGAAGATGCTCATCGCCTCAAGATATTATCTTATGATGAAATTGAAGCCCTGTTGCTGCCCCTGTGCAATGATCCTAAAATGAAGGCGCGGCTGGATGATATTGACGATGATGACGCCAAGGTTGGTTACCTGCGTGCCCGCTCAATAAACACACTGATACAGCAATGCTCCAAACTGTTTTACAATCAGCAACAAACTATCCTTGCCGGAGATTTTAATACATCGCTGATAGATATGATAGATGAACCCTATCGCACTATCATGAAAAACATCGAAACCTTGTCGGTAAAAAAGATATACAATTATTCGTCGGTTGTGCAGATAGAAGTTGCCGGTTATAAAGTTATGGGCGGTATCCTGGAAGAATTTATCCCGGCGTACCTGCAAAACACATCCAAGTACCATAAAAAACTGGTAGAGCTTATCCCTAAGCAGTTTTTAACCAAAAACCAGGACGATTACTCCAAAATTCAAACCGTACTCGATTTTGTTTCGGGGATGACAGATTTGTATGCAGTGGAGTTGTTCAGGAAGATCAAGGGGATTTCGTTCCCTACGTTGAGTTAG
- the ccsA gene encoding cytochrome c biogenesis protein CcsA → MDIQFKGEHLLPGQIGQFFIVLSFGAALLSFISYYFATTDDAGKQNSLWQKLGRAGFLVNLASIIGIGVCLFTLIYKHYFEYHYAWAYTSRSLPIYYILSAFWNGQEGGFLLWLFWQAVLGTFLIFRSKSWERPVMTVVAMSQVVLAAMVLGVEVFGQRIGSSPFLLLRQSMEAPIFSNPNYLEFIKDGQGMVPSLQNYWMIIHPPTLFLGFASMVVPFAYAVAGLWQKKYKEWVAPAIPYALFACMILGTGVVMGSFWAYESLNFGGFWAWDPVENASIFPWIVLVAGLHVLIVFKNTGHSYFTATFLVLLSNVLTWYSSFLNRSGILGDTSVHSFTDLGMFWQLVISIFIFLGITIWLLVSRWKELPITKKDEDTYSREFWMFVGAVFMGLSCFHLLVVTSVPVWNAIFHTKMAPPSDIIKHYNVIQSSFVFVIVLVTGFSQFLKYKKTDVTKFFVITGSYLLIAAALTALIAYTSGVYKLNFVFVLAMWGSVYSVLVNGKVLADAFKGKFKLAGSAVAHIGFGLLMIGALISAGTSKVISINNTGEAYNAEFAKEENPRENVTVYRNQPTKLGDYTVTYIGDSISSPNHWFKINYKKMDAGGKITEEFTLKPKVQVSKGTMSASPDTRHYLFSDIYTHITLTNAITPTEAGTESAEAAHDADNDDKNYDAPVSHEVKTGDTIRYRDGYIVLTGLNKEAKVQNIPLSDSDVAIGAHLEIVSNGNKYSATPVYMIKNGNVFDFARKVDDAGLKLRFSKVIPEHKTVEIVVYQQPESKKKFVVMKAIQFPFINFFWAGTIIMVIGFFMSILRRKSELKTV, encoded by the coding sequence ATGGATATTCAATTTAAAGGTGAACACCTTTTACCGGGCCAGATAGGCCAGTTCTTTATCGTCCTTTCGTTCGGTGCCGCGCTTTTATCATTTATCAGTTATTATTTTGCCACTACCGACGATGCCGGCAAGCAAAACAGTCTTTGGCAAAAATTGGGCCGCGCGGGCTTCCTGGTAAACTTAGCTTCTATCATCGGTATAGGCGTATGCCTGTTTACACTCATTTATAAGCATTATTTCGAATATCATTACGCCTGGGCTTATACCTCGCGCTCGTTGCCTATTTACTATATCCTTTCGGCCTTTTGGAACGGACAGGAGGGAGGCTTCTTGCTTTGGTTATTCTGGCAGGCTGTTTTAGGTACCTTCCTTATCTTCCGCTCCAAATCATGGGAGCGCCCGGTGATGACGGTGGTGGCCATGTCGCAGGTGGTACTGGCAGCTATGGTTTTAGGTGTCGAAGTTTTTGGTCAGCGGATAGGCAGTTCGCCGTTTTTGCTGTTAAGGCAATCAATGGAAGCGCCCATCTTCTCCAACCCCAATTACCTGGAGTTTATTAAAGACGGGCAGGGCATGGTGCCATCGCTTCAAAATTACTGGATGATTATTCACCCGCCAACCTTGTTCCTGGGCTTTGCATCAATGGTAGTGCCATTTGCTTACGCTGTAGCGGGGCTTTGGCAAAAAAAATATAAAGAGTGGGTAGCCCCTGCAATTCCTTACGCCCTATTTGCCTGTATGATATTGGGCACCGGTGTGGTTATGGGATCTTTCTGGGCGTATGAATCGCTTAACTTTGGCGGCTTCTGGGCCTGGGATCCGGTTGAGAATGCTTCTATCTTCCCCTGGATTGTACTTGTAGCAGGCCTGCACGTATTAATCGTCTTTAAAAACACCGGCCATTCGTATTTTACAGCAACTTTTTTGGTGCTGTTAAGCAATGTGCTTACCTGGTACTCATCATTTCTGAACAGGAGCGGTATTTTGGGCGATACATCAGTACACTCCTTTACCGACCTGGGGATGTTTTGGCAATTGGTAATCAGTATTTTTATATTCCTGGGGATAACTATATGGTTACTGGTATCCCGCTGGAAAGAGCTGCCTATCACCAAAAAGGATGAAGATACTTACAGCCGCGAATTTTGGATGTTTGTAGGCGCCGTATTCATGGGCCTGTCGTGCTTCCATCTGCTGGTGGTTACTTCGGTGCCGGTTTGGAATGCCATTTTCCATACCAAAATGGCGCCGCCATCTGATATTATTAAGCATTACAACGTTATCCAGTCGTCGTTTGTATTTGTTATCGTTTTAGTAACCGGCTTCAGCCAGTTTTTAAAATACAAAAAAACAGATGTTACCAAATTCTTTGTAATAACAGGTTCATACCTGCTTATCGCCGCCGCGCTCACAGCGCTGATTGCTTATACATCGGGTGTGTACAAACTCAATTTTGTATTTGTGCTGGCTATGTGGGGTTCGGTTTATTCGGTATTGGTTAATGGCAAAGTTTTGGCCGATGCTTTCAAAGGCAAGTTTAAACTGGCCGGCTCGGCAGTGGCGCATATTGGTTTTGGTTTGCTGATGATAGGCGCGCTTATTTCGGCCGGTACCAGCAAAGTAATATCTATAAACAACACCGGCGAGGCTTATAACGCCGAATTTGCTAAAGAAGAAAACCCGCGCGAAAACGTAACGGTTTACCGCAACCAGCCAACAAAACTGGGCGATTATACCGTTACCTACATCGGCGACTCGATATCATCTCCAAACCACTGGTTTAAAATCAACTACAAAAAGATGGATGCCGGCGGTAAAATTACCGAGGAGTTTACATTGAAACCTAAGGTACAGGTAAGTAAAGGTACCATGTCGGCTTCGCCGGATACGCGCCATTACCTGTTTAGCGATATCTATACACACATTACCCTAACGAACGCTATTACGCCTACCGAAGCAGGTACCGAAAGTGCTGAGGCTGCCCACGATGCCGATAACGACGATAAAAATTACGATGCACCTGTGAGCCACGAAGTAAAAACCGGCGACACCATCAGGTACCGCGATGGATATATTGTATTAACTGGTTTAAACAAGGAGGCTAAAGTTCAAAACATCCCGCTTAGCGATAGTGATGTAGCTATTGGCGCGCACCTTGAAATTGTATCCAACGGTAATAAATACAGCGCTACCCCGGTTTACATGATCAAGAATGGCAACGTATTTGATTTTGCCCGCAAGGTTGATGATGCCGGTTTAAAACTGCGTTTCAGCAAGGTAATACCCGAGCATAAAACGGTAGAGATTGTTGTTTATCAGCAGCCCGAAAGCAAGAAGAAATTCGTGGTAATGAAGGCCATTCAGTTCCCTTTTATCAATTTCTTTTGGGCGGGTACTATCATTATGGTGATTGGTTTCTTTATGTCGATATTGCGCCGTAAAAGCGAATTAAAAACGGTTTAA
- a CDS encoding cytochrome c maturation protein CcmE domain-containing protein — MKKSSIFGLVVIAIAIAVIISVYANTSTYGSFGDAEKTSSELHIVGHLNKAKELYFDATKDANYFSFYAKDNNGSERKVILKGPKPEDFERSEQLVLTGKMVGSEFHASSILMKCPSKYTQDKLETKEVKAKSASI; from the coding sequence ATGAAAAAAAGTTCAATTTTTGGTCTTGTTGTTATAGCTATAGCTATAGCGGTTATCATAAGTGTATACGCTAACACAAGCACATATGGTTCTTTTGGCGATGCCGAAAAAACCAGCAGCGAGCTGCATATTGTTGGTCACCTTAATAAAGCAAAAGAGTTATATTTTGATGCCACTAAGGATGCCAACTACTTTTCTTTTTACGCGAAGGACAATAACGGCTCGGAGCGCAAGGTAATATTGAAAGGCCCCAAGCCTGAAGATTTTGAGCGCAGCGAGCAGTTAGTGCTTACCGGTAAAATGGTTGGCAGCGAGTTCCATGCATCAAGTATCCTGATGAAATGCCCGTCCAAATACACGCAGGATAAGTTAGAAACTAAAGAAGTTAAGGCCAAATCGGCCAGCATATAA
- a CDS encoding family 43 glycosylhydrolase: MKNKFLILSAIASMLLFNSCQKTKANLKRAAAADSSQSSKSKTNSLSAIFTNALPSIDNGSYYDPWVIRIGSYYYYCGSDGGRLWIAKSSALQSILQQTKTYIFTPPAGTSYSSDLWAPELHFLGGRWYVYFAADDGNNNNHRMHVLEGGADANDPLNGGYNYKAKLAATTDNWAIDGSPFVYNGVTYFIWSGWEGTTNVSQYLYIATMSNPYTINSQRVEISRPDYAWEKVGTPTVNEGPETLVSGTTVSVIYSASGSWTNDYCLGRLTCTNGNLMSKASWTKQSTPAFAKFGNVFGPGHASFVKSPDNIQWWIVYHAANADGSGWDRRIMTQQFAWDGDVPFLGYPIEKGIPIPAPAIGTSYSMPIANGTYRIKSKVTGQCLDVPGGSTTPGTQLQEWTDNGNIAQKWVFTSLGNGYYKIKSAASNLCLDDAGNSLSAGNILIEWNDVGGNAQEWRVQDMGSGYFKIISRRSLLALNVPNSNTTPGTKLEQWYENQYDAELWSLVP; this comes from the coding sequence ATGAAAAACAAGTTTCTGATCCTATCGGCCATCGCGTCGATGTTATTATTTAACAGTTGCCAAAAAACAAAAGCCAACTTAAAAAGAGCAGCGGCTGCCGATTCAAGTCAATCGTCGAAATCCAAAACCAACAGTTTGTCGGCCATTTTTACCAATGCGCTGCCCTCTATTGATAATGGCAGCTATTATGATCCATGGGTGATACGCATTGGCAGCTATTACTATTACTGCGGATCGGACGGCGGCCGGCTTTGGATAGCCAAATCATCGGCACTGCAAAGCATTCTGCAGCAAACCAAAACGTATATTTTTACACCACCGGCGGGTACCAGCTATTCGAGCGATTTATGGGCACCCGAGCTGCATTTCCTGGGTGGGCGCTGGTATGTATACTTTGCCGCCGATGATGGTAATAACAACAACCACCGCATGCATGTGCTTGAGGGGGGCGCCGATGCCAATGATCCCCTGAACGGTGGGTACAACTACAAAGCCAAACTGGCTGCCACTACCGATAATTGGGCAATTGACGGCTCTCCGTTTGTGTATAACGGGGTAACTTATTTTATATGGTCGGGCTGGGAGGGTACCACCAATGTGTCGCAATACCTGTATATAGCTACCATGAGCAATCCTTATACCATCAACAGCCAAAGGGTCGAGATCTCGCGGCCCGATTATGCCTGGGAAAAGGTGGGCACGCCAACCGTGAACGAAGGCCCCGAAACACTGGTAAGCGGCACAACGGTAAGCGTTATCTATTCGGCAAGCGGCAGCTGGACTAACGATTATTGCCTTGGCCGCCTTACCTGTACCAACGGCAACTTAATGTCAAAAGCATCGTGGACAAAGCAGTCAACCCCGGCATTTGCCAAATTTGGTAATGTATTTGGTCCGGGGCACGCGTCGTTTGTAAAATCGCCCGATAATATCCAGTGGTGGATTGTATACCATGCCGCCAATGCTGATGGCTCGGGCTGGGACAGAAGGATCATGACCCAGCAATTTGCCTGGGATGGCGACGTGCCCTTTTTGGGGTACCCTATTGAAAAAGGTATCCCAATTCCTGCGCCCGCTATTGGTACCAGCTATAGCATGCCCATAGCCAATGGCACCTATCGCATTAAATCAAAAGTTACCGGGCAATGCCTGGATGTGCCGGGCGGTTCAACTACACCAGGTACACAATTACAGGAGTGGACAGATAACGGCAACATAGCGCAAAAATGGGTATTTACCAGTTTGGGTAATGGTTATTATAAAATCAAATCGGCTGCAAGTAATTTGTGTTTGGATGATGCTGGCAACTCGTTAAGCGCCGGTAATATTTTGATAGAATGGAACGATGTGGGCGGCAATGCGCAGGAATGGCGGGTTCAGGATATGGGCAGCGGCTATTTCAAGATCATCAGCCGCCGCAGCTTACTGGCGTTAAACGTGCCCAATAGCAATACCACCCCCGGCACCAAGCTGGAGCAATGGTACGAAAACCAGTACGATGCCGAGTTGTGGAGCCTAGTGCCTTAA